GATTCCCAGAATTTTGAGGAAAAGTTTCCGCTCGGAAATTGTAGCTCTACCAGGCAAAGATTAATAATGATGCGAGAATGAAGAGAAAATCTAGATATACATCGGATAAATTCAGCAAAATTAACCTTCGTCACCTAGTCAGTTTTTTGCTAGTGACAAGCACGACTGTTGGTTTTGGGGTTGAATGTCAAGCTCAAATTACCTCAGCAGAAATTAATAACCAAACAAGAATTAATCCCCAGCTAATTGCTCAACAAGCAGCATATACTCTCGGAACAGGCGATCGCGTGCGCGTTGATGTCTTTGATGTTCCAGAATATAGTGGCGAATATTTAGTTTTAATTGACGGTAGTCTCAACTTACCAATCATTGGTAGCGTTAATGTTCGCGGACTAACACTCCCCCAAGCAACACAACTCATTACTAGAGAATACGCTCCTTATGTGAGGCGACCAATTGTTACCGTCAGTCTCCTTGAACCTCGTCCGATTAAAGTAGCCGTCGCTGGCGAAGTAAATCGTCCTGGTTCGTTTAAAGTAAATCTCGAAGGCTCGGAATTTCCGACTCTTACCCAAGCAATTACTCTTGCTGGAGGAACCACCGGAGCCGCCGATGTTAGCTCAATCCAAATCCGACGACAAGCAGGTTCCGGGGAAGTAGTAAATTTATTAGCATTAATTCGTAGTGGCGATCTTTCTCAAGATCCGCTTTTGCGCGATGGAGACGAAATTTTTGTCCCGACGAGAAATAATATTGACCCTGGTGAACTCCGCCAAATTGAAGCAGCGAACTTTGTCCCTCAAAATCAGCCGCGAGAAGTTGCCATTGTCGGAGAAGTGTCTCGTCCGGGAACCTACACTGTAGGAGGAGAAATACCACCTACTGTCACCAGAGCAATTCAAAGTGCTGGTGGAGTTACCCCGATGGCAGAAGTTAGCAGCATCATCGTTCGTCGTCCCACTAGACAAGGTGGAGAACAAATCATCGCCATAGATTTGCTGCAATTATTGCGACAAGGAGACTTGACCCAAGACCTAATCTTACAGCAGGGAGATACAATCTTGATTCCTACTGCCAGTCAAATTGACCCAGCCGAAAATCGTCAATTAGCAGACGCGACTTTTGGCATTCGGGCAGTAGAACCAGTTAAAGTAGCGATCGTTGGTGAAGTAACTCGTCCAGGTTCTTACACCATTAGCGCGGGCGGTGGTAATTCTCAAGGAGCGGGTGGTGGTAGTACGCCACCAACTTTAACTGAAGCAATTCAAACTGCTGGCGGGATTACCGCTTTAGCAGATGTGCGTCAAGTAGAAGTTCGGCGACCCACAAGACAAGGTACAGAAAGAGTTATTTCCATCAATCTCTGGCAACTTTTGCAAAGTGGTGACTTAGCCCAAGACGTACTTTTACAAGATGGAGATACAATCGTCATTCCTACGGCTACAGCGATCGATCCGGCTGAAGCCGCAAATTTGGCAGAGGCAAGTTTTTCTCCTGAGAGGATTCAGGTTAATATTGTTGGGGAAGTCAAAAACCCTGGTTCAGTCGAAGTACCCCCAAATACTCCTTTAAATCAAGCAATTTTAGCAGCCGGGGGATTTGATAATACTCGCGCTCGTAGAGGCTCCGTAGAATTGATTCGCCTCAATCCTAATGGCACAGTTGCGAAAAGAAATATACCAGTTGATTTCTCTGAAGGCATTGACCAGGAGAACAATCCACCTTTACGCCCTGGCGATGTGGTTGTGGTTAATCGTTCTACTTTGACTAGAGTCTCAGATACGTTAGGAACAGTTTTAAGTCCTGTAGGACGTTTCTTCTCGTTGTTTAACTTTTTACGCATCTTTGACTAACCTACTATAGCAGTGAACAGTAAACAGTGAACCGGGTCATTAAACAAAAATGGGGTAATGGATCGAACCAAATCCATTACCCTACTTAGTTGTATCGAGGAAAATTGAGCTAGATGAATTAAATTAGCTTTTTTGAGTGCTTTTACGACGGCGAGAGAGCAGAAATGAACCGCCAACTAAGCTTAATCCTAACAGGGTAGCCGGTTCGGGAACGGTTTCGGTGGGAGTTCCTGGAGCTATACCAGATACTCGGACAATCATGTCGTTGTAGTCTGCATCATTCCACCAGTCATTACCGAGTACCTCGATATCTTCGATCGCGAAAATCCAGTCATCTCCGTCTTGGTAGGTAGCAAACTGATCTTTTCCACCTGGGTTGAGAGCAGATTCGCTGTAGAAATAATCTGCTTGTTCGTATTCGTTACCTGCTGACCAAATGTAGAAACCGAAGTTTTCAAAGGGTAAGTTGCTAAAGGTGAGCGGAGCATCCCACCAGCCGTGGGATGCTGAATCAAAGAGTTCAAGTTTGTTGTCTGCGTTCCCTAATTCATAAATACCGAACTTGTTTTTGTTCCAGTTAACGGCAACGTTGTCTAAGAGGTCAACGGTAAGGGAACCAGTGCTAATAAATCCTTCAAATGCTGATTGGTTGTTCAGATCGCCAACTACTTCTGTGAATGCTGGATTATCGTAATCGGCAATTTGTAAATTTTCTAGCTTTTTGCTTTCTCCGTCGAGGCTGTAGCTGCCGTATTCAGCTAGAGAAGCAGCAGAAGCACTACCGCTAATGGCTACTGTTGTTCCTAAAGCTAACACCGCAGCACTGCTTGTGTAACTAAGGACTTTTTTGAGGGAAATCATCACAGTTATCTCCTTAAAACTTACGCTTAATAAATTACCTAACCTACTTCATTTATCTTCCCCCTCTATGCTACTCACCATTTCTTTGTAATTCCAGAGGTTTTGCAGCATTTTCATTAACTCTTTAAAATCAGAGTATTTTAGGATAATAACTTTTGGCTTGCTTTAATTTAGCTAATCATTTCTCCGTGCTTATACGGATCTAATTCTGAAGGTGATTGTTCGAGGGTTAATTGTTTGCGTAGCTGTCTTGGGTTTTTACTGAGAAGAAAAACTAACTTAGAGTTGCCCAGAAGCCAGTAAAGGAGCCGCTTGTAACAGTTTTTGGGTGTAGGGATTTTGGGGAGAGGTAAAAATTTGGTTAGTTTCTCCTATTTCTACTATTTTACCACTATTCATAACGGCGATGCGATCGCAGAAAAATCTTGCTACCCAGAGGTCATGTGTGATAAACAAATAAGTTAGCTTAAATTCTTCCTTGAGAGATTTCATTAAATCTAATACTTGAGTTTGGACGCTAGCATCGAGCATACTTACGGGTTCGTCACAGATAATTAATTTGGGTTGAGTAATTAAAGCACGGGCGATCGCTACGCGCTGTTGTTGTCCTCCGGATAAGTCGGCGGGGTAGCGGTTAGTGTAGTCTTCTACTGGGGTTAAACCTACTCGCTCTAACATTTGCCCTACTTTGATTTTAGCTTCGGCTGGCGTGGTTAAGTTATGAATATACAAGGGATCGACAATACTATCGCCAACTGTCATTAAAGGGTTAAGACAAGCGTGGGGATCTTGAAAAATCATTTGGATCTCGCGACGCATTTGCCGCATTTGGGAGGTTGAAAGTTTGGTTAAATCTGTTCCTAAAAATTCCACACTTCCAGACGTAGGGCGAACTAACTGTAAAATTGTCCGGGAAAGGGTACTTTTGCCGCAACCCGATTCACCTACTAAACCGAAAATTTCCCCAGGATAAAGTTCAAAACTAACGTCGTCAACAGCTTTAATAAAATTAGTTTGTCGTGAAAATAATTGCTGAAGTAAACTGGTTTCTAAAGTGTAATACTGTTTGAGATTTTTAATTCTTAAAATAGGATTTGAATCTTGGCGATCGCTAGTGGGTAAGTTTTTAGCGAGTTCGGGATTTTCGCTGTTAGTAACTGGAATTTTTGCTTCTGCATCCTCAACTCGATCGACAGTTTGAATATGTAAAGCAGCTTCAAGTAAAGAGCGAGTATATTCATGTTGAGGTGCTTTCAGGAGGGAATTTATAGGTCCAGTTTCGACAATTTTGCCATTGTACATAACTGCAAGGCGATCGCAAAACTCTCCCACCATTGCCAAATCATGAGAAATTAACAACAGTGCCAAAGAGCGAGAGTGACACAAGCGCGTGAGTTCTTGTAAAATCTCCGCAGCCACTGTAACATCAAGACTAGTAGTTGGTTCGTCAGCAACAATCAACTTGGGATCGAGAAGTAAAGCTAAAGCGATCGCCACACGCTGACGCATTCCTCCGCTAAACTCGTGCGGATATTGACCCCAACGACTAGCAGGAATTTTCACCGCCGCCAAAGTAGACAGCGCCTTTTCCTTCGCTCGATCTCGCGATAACTTTGGTTGATGCGCCCTCAAAGTCTCGATACAATGTTTGCCAATGGTCATTAAGGGATCGAGACGAGTCATCGGATCTTGAAACACCAACGCCACCGCTTCACCGCGAAACTTCCGTAACTGAGTTGGACTTAAATCAAAAACTGACTCACCCTGAAACGTAACTCGTCCCTCAATTTTCCCTTGGGGATCTAGCAAACGCATCGCCGCTCGTCCCAAAGTTGACTTTCCACAGCCCGATTCTCCCACCAATCCCAGCTTTTCCCCTGGATTGAGAGTAAAAGAAACATCATCAACAGCCCAAGACTGTTGTTGAGCATTACGCTTGTTATTAGGATAAGCAACTCGTAAGTTTTCTACACGCAAAAGAGGATCGTTCATAGTTTTTCAGAAGGGATTGGGGTTTTCAGTGAACAGTTACCAGTTATCAGTTACCAGTGAATAGTGGGTGGTTGGTAGTCGATATTGACAGTGGGGATAATTGGGGGAATTGGAAGGGATGGGGGACTGCTAACTGTTCGCTGGTAACTGTTCGCTGCTAACTGCTAACTGCTAACTGATAACTGATAACTGCTAACTGCTAACTGCTAACTGATAACTGATAACTGCTAACTGTTCACTGTTTATGGCTTTGGGCTACTTGTCGCATTAAATAAGCTAGGGCAAAATCTCCGTGAGGATGATCCTGTAAAATTTCCCCTAATTCAAAGACCTTTTGGGCTAATTCAGGTCCAAGTTTTTCCACCGTAGTTTGACGTTCCTTTTCCGCAGACTGTTGCTTTTGCAGTTGAAACTGCCATTCGGTGGAAAAAAGGCGATCGAGCGTCGTATGTATTCCCAATTTGGTTAAGATATCCCACTCACCGCGATCGCACCAAATCCCTTGACACTGAGGACAGCGTTCCACGTAAAAAGGATTTCTAATACTGACTTTAGCGCGGGCTAAATAGCGACCGCATTCAGGACAAAGGGCTGCTTTCGCATCCAGAGGAGATTGAGTAAAGTTGACATCAAGGTTTTTCGAGAAAAAATCGGGGGGAACCACTGGTTGGTGTTGTTTTGCTTGCCAAGTTTCGTATTCGTCCCCGGAAAGCCAACTTCCTTGACATTGGGGACATTGTTTGGCGGCTAAATTGGTTGAAAGAGTACCATCAACTAGCGCTACTTTCCTACATTTCGGACATTGCACGGTCAGATGTGCCTCCTAGTTATCAAATTTTCTTATTTTATCGTTCTCTGACTCCAGAGCTAGGATGACAGCATTAGTTCGCAGTAGTCAATAAGTTTTTGTAAGCGCTCCTGAGCGGCTGCTAGTCTAGCCACAGAGGTTGATAAAGATCGTGATGCTTGTAAAAATACGATCTCTGTTTGTAATAAGCGCCATGCGCGTAAGATTTCCGTCTGTACTGACTGCCAACGGGAAGCAACATCTACATCGAGATTTTCACTGGTTAAAGTTGTAATCTGTTGTCCGTAAACCCACTGGGATTGCTGAAAACCTGCCTTTAGCGAGACCAGATCTGGCTGGGGTTGAGATAATATTTTTTGTAAGTTCCGGATTGATTTAAGAAAATCTTCGTATTGTTCGGTATGCGATCGCGGCAACATTGTTTGCACTGTTAAGCTAAAATTTCTTTAAATAATAATCCGACTTTCTGGAAAAGCCCGGATTTACGAGCTAGGAGCCAATAGTTATTACTAGAGGATTAAACTTGTATCCTCTTTGCTTCAACTTTGAGGCTTCTTGGAACCCTAAAGCCAAAACCCCAGCTTATAACTTCTGGTGGTATTTTCTTCTAATTCCGAGTCTTCTAAACTCTCAGTTTTGGCTGAAACTCGTATTTTGTTTATTTTTGTTCGTCAAGGACGGGTAAACAAGACAACAAATCAACTTTTCTACCTGCAACCATAGCGTCTTAAGGATTTATGACCAAAAAGGGTTGATTTGGTCATTAGTTTTTTCTATTGCTAATTTCTAAACGAGAAACAACTATGAACACAACTACACTTACTACAACTAATACTACTGATTTTGAGCCTCCGAAGTGGCTGAAAGAATGTTTGTTATCCCAGAATATTTCTGGAGATCGAGAGGCTGATGACGATCGTAGTCTGATTTGTCGTGCCTTTGAATTTGCTTATCAACTTCACCAAGGACAGTATCGCAAATCGGGAGAACCTTATATTGCTCATCCAGTAGCGGTAGCAGGTTTGTTACGGGATCTGGGTGGCGATCGCGCGATGATCGCGGCTGGGTTTCTTCATGATGTGGTGGAAGATACTGATGTCACGGTGGAGGAAATTGAGGAACTTTTTGGTTCTCAGGTACGCCAGCTAGTCGAAGGTGTGACTAAGCTTTCTAAGTTTAATTTTTCTAGTAAAACTGAACGTCAAGCTGAAAATTTCCGCCGTATGTTTATCGCGATGGCGAAGGATATTCGCGTCATTGTCGTTAAGCTAGCAGATCGGCTGCACAATATGCGAACTCTGGAACACCTGAAGCCGGAAAAACAGCAGCGTATTGCTTTGGAAACTAGAGAAATCTTTGCTCCTTTGGCAAATCGACTGGGGATCGGGCGTTTTAAGTGGGAATTAGAGGATTTAGCTTTTAAGTATCTCGAACCCGATGCTTATCAAGAAATCCAAGAATTGGTCGCTGAAAGAAGATCCGATCGCGAAGCGAGATTAGAAAAGGCGATCGAAAATTTGCGTTCTCGTTTAGGAGAAATTGGGATTCATGTTTGGGAAGTCAACGGTAGACCAAAACACCTCTACAGCATTTATCAGAAGATGCAACGCCAACAAAAGGAGTTTGGTGAAATTTTTGATATTGCTGCTGTACGCATCATCTTAGAGACGAAGGACGAATGTTACCGCACTTTAGCTGTGGTACACGACAGTTTTCGCCCGATTCCCGGTCGTTTTAAAGATTATATTGCTTTACCAAAACCAAATCGTTACCAGTCGCTACATACGACTGTGGTGGGTTTAAATGGTCGTCCTTTAGAGGTACAAATACGCACCCTGGAAATGCACCAAATAGCTGAATACGGGATCGCTGCTCACTGGAAGTATAAAGAAACAGGTGGTTCCTCGAATACCCAATTAAATACTGCTGATGAAAAATTTACTTGGTTGCGGCAACTCCTCGAATGGCAAAATGACCTTAAAGATGCTCAGGAATATATCGAAAGCCTCAAGGATAATTTATTTGAGGACGATGTCTATGTTTTTACCCCTCAAGGGGATGTGATTGCTTTGGCTAAAGGGTCAACTCCGGTGGATTTTGCTTATCGGATTCATACGGAAGTGGGAAATCACATGAAAGGGGCGAGAGTTAATGGGCGTTGGTCGGTATTGGAGACAGAATTACACAACGGTGATATTGTCGAAATTATCACTAGTAAAAACTCTCATCCGAGTTTAGATTGGCTTAATTTTGCTGTTACTCCTAGTGCAAGAAATAAAATTCGTCAGTGGTATAAGCGATCGCATCGAGATGAAAATCTTGCTCGCGGTCGGGATCTCTTAGAAAAGGAATTAGGCAAAAATGGCACGCTGTCTGTACTGAAGTCCGAGGCGATGCAAGCGGTAGCAGAACGTTGTAATTATCAAAATGTGGACGATCTCCTGGCTGCCCTCGGTTATGGTGAAGTAACTTTAAACTCGGTGGTGAATAAGCTGCGCGATGAAGTGAAAGCCCAACAACCGATTGAGGAAAGCGAGTCAGATAAACAAGAAACTAAAATTCTCACTACCGATAGCGGGAAAAATGACGTTTACACGGCTAGTTGTAGCAAAGTACGCAAATCTGACTCTCCTATTGCTGGAGTAGAAGGTTTACTGCATTATATTGCCGGCTGTTGTCGTCCTGTTCCCGGCGAACCGATTATCGGGATCGTCACTCGTGGGGCTAAAGGAATTTCGATTCATCGTCAAGGTTGTAGTAACGTTGAAGATATACCTGGCGATCGCTTGATTCCGGTAAGCTGGAACCGTGAAGGCAATAACGGACGCTGCCAAACTTATCCGGTTAATATCTCGATTGAAGTTCTCGATCGCGTTGGGGTCTTTAAAGATATTTTGGCTCGTTTGAGCGACCAAAAAATTAATATTCGCAATGCAGGTGTGAAAACTAGTGAAGGTAAACCTGCTTTGATTTCCCTCGAAATTGATATTCGCGATTGCGAACAACTCGAACGCAGTCTCAACCAAATTCGCAAAATGAGCGATGTGTTGAATCTACGCCGCGTTAGTGGGGTAGATTGTGAGTAAGTGGGATTGGTGAGGAGGGGATTGGTGATTGGTGAGGAGGGGATTGGGTAAACTGCTAACTATTTCATGCGGCTACGTGATAACTGATAACCTATGAAACGACCAGCTTGTTTAGTTTTCAACCCGGTTGCGGGACAAAGCAATGCCGAGGAAGATTTAGAGAACATTCGGGCATTATTAGAACCTGAGTTTGACTTAGATATCCGTCAGACTACGAAAGAGAAAAATGCCAATCAAATTGCTTCGGGTGCGATCGCTGATGGTGCTACTCTAATTATCGCTTCTGGGGGCGATGGTACGCTTTCTTCTGCTGCGGAAGCGGTGATTAATACGGGTATTCCTCTCGGCGTTATTTCTCGCGGTACAGCGAATGCTTTTGCTGCTGCTTTAGGTATTCCTGACACAATTGAGGAAGCTTGTCAAACGATTATTGATGGTCAACAAACAATCGTTGATGCAGCTAAGTGTAATGGTAAACCAATGGTTTTACTTGCTGGAATCGGTTTTGAAGCCGAAACAATTGAAAAAACCGATCGAGAGAAAAAAAGTCGTTTTGGCGTATTGGCTTATATTCTTGCAGGTTTTCAGCAACTACAGGAACTCGAACCTTTTGAAGCGGTGTTAGAAACTGAAGATGAAATTATTCAAGTTACGGCTGCGGCGATTACTGTCGCTAATGCGGCACCAGCAACTTCAATTTTGGCACAGGGTCCAGCCGGAATTGTTGCCGATGATGGTTTTTTAGATGTTACTGTAGTTGCACCCCAAAATGCAACTC
This sequence is a window from Oscillatoria salina IIICB1. Protein-coding genes within it:
- a CDS encoding SLBB domain-containing protein → MTSTTVGFGVECQAQITSAEINNQTRINPQLIAQQAAYTLGTGDRVRVDVFDVPEYSGEYLVLIDGSLNLPIIGSVNVRGLTLPQATQLITREYAPYVRRPIVTVSLLEPRPIKVAVAGEVNRPGSFKVNLEGSEFPTLTQAITLAGGTTGAADVSSIQIRRQAGSGEVVNLLALIRSGDLSQDPLLRDGDEIFVPTRNNIDPGELRQIEAANFVPQNQPREVAIVGEVSRPGTYTVGGEIPPTVTRAIQSAGGVTPMAEVSSIIVRRPTRQGGEQIIAIDLLQLLRQGDLTQDLILQQGDTILIPTASQIDPAENRQLADATFGIRAVEPVKVAIVGEVTRPGSYTISAGGGNSQGAGGGSTPPTLTEAIQTAGGITALADVRQVEVRRPTRQGTERVISINLWQLLQSGDLAQDVLLQDGDTIVIPTATAIDPAEAANLAEASFSPERIQVNIVGEVKNPGSVEVPPNTPLNQAILAAGGFDNTRARRGSVELIRLNPNGTVAKRNIPVDFSEGIDQENNPPLRPGDVVVVNRSTLTRVSDTLGTVLSPVGRFFSLFNFLRIFD
- a CDS encoding DUF4114 domain-containing protein, producing MISLKKVLSYTSSAAVLALGTTVAISGSASAASLAEYGSYSLDGESKKLENLQIADYDNPAFTEVVGDLNNQSAFEGFISTGSLTVDLLDNVAVNWNKNKFGIYELGNADNKLELFDSASHGWWDAPLTFSNLPFENFGFYIWSAGNEYEQADYFYSESALNPGGKDQFATYQDGDDWIFAIEDIEVLGNDWWNDADYNDMIVRVSGIAPGTPTETVPEPATLLGLSLVGGSFLLSRRRKSTQKS
- a CDS encoding dipeptide ABC transporter ATP-binding protein is translated as MNDPLLRVENLRVAYPNNKRNAQQQSWAVDDVSFTLNPGEKLGLVGESGCGKSTLGRAAMRLLDPQGKIEGRVTFQGESVFDLSPTQLRKFRGEAVALVFQDPMTRLDPLMTIGKHCIETLRAHQPKLSRDRAKEKALSTLAAVKIPASRWGQYPHEFSGGMRQRVAIALALLLDPKLIVADEPTTSLDVTVAAEILQELTRLCHSRSLALLLISHDLAMVGEFCDRLAVMYNGKIVETGPINSLLKAPQHEYTRSLLEAALHIQTVDRVEDAEAKIPVTNSENPELAKNLPTSDRQDSNPILRIKNLKQYYTLETSLLQQLFSRQTNFIKAVDDVSFELYPGEIFGLVGESGCGKSTLSRTILQLVRPTSGSVEFLGTDLTKLSTSQMRQMRREIQMIFQDPHACLNPLMTVGDSIVDPLYIHNLTTPAEAKIKVGQMLERVGLTPVEDYTNRYPADLSGGQQQRVAIARALITQPKLIICDEPVSMLDASVQTQVLDLMKSLKEEFKLTYLFITHDLWVARFFCDRIAVMNSGKIVEIGETNQIFTSPQNPYTQKLLQAAPLLASGQL
- a CDS encoding zf-TFIIB domain-containing protein, with product MQCPKCRKVALVDGTLSTNLAAKQCPQCQGSWLSGDEYETWQAKQHQPVVPPDFFSKNLDVNFTQSPLDAKAALCPECGRYLARAKVSIRNPFYVERCPQCQGIWCDRGEWDILTKLGIHTTLDRLFSTEWQFQLQKQQSAEKERQTTVEKLGPELAQKVFELGEILQDHPHGDFALAYLMRQVAQSHKQ
- the patD gene encoding heterocyst frequency control protein PatD; amino-acid sequence: MLPRSHTEQYEDFLKSIRNLQKILSQPQPDLVSLKAGFQQSQWVYGQQITTLTSENLDVDVASRWQSVQTEILRAWRLLQTEIVFLQASRSLSTSVARLAAAQERLQKLIDYCELMLSS
- a CDS encoding RelA/SpoT family protein, producing MNTTTLTTTNTTDFEPPKWLKECLLSQNISGDREADDDRSLICRAFEFAYQLHQGQYRKSGEPYIAHPVAVAGLLRDLGGDRAMIAAGFLHDVVEDTDVTVEEIEELFGSQVRQLVEGVTKLSKFNFSSKTERQAENFRRMFIAMAKDIRVIVVKLADRLHNMRTLEHLKPEKQQRIALETREIFAPLANRLGIGRFKWELEDLAFKYLEPDAYQEIQELVAERRSDREARLEKAIENLRSRLGEIGIHVWEVNGRPKHLYSIYQKMQRQQKEFGEIFDIAAVRIILETKDECYRTLAVVHDSFRPIPGRFKDYIALPKPNRYQSLHTTVVGLNGRPLEVQIRTLEMHQIAEYGIAAHWKYKETGGSSNTQLNTADEKFTWLRQLLEWQNDLKDAQEYIESLKDNLFEDDVYVFTPQGDVIALAKGSTPVDFAYRIHTEVGNHMKGARVNGRWSVLETELHNGDIVEIITSKNSHPSLDWLNFAVTPSARNKIRQWYKRSHRDENLARGRDLLEKELGKNGTLSVLKSEAMQAVAERCNYQNVDDLLAALGYGEVTLNSVVNKLRDEVKAQQPIEESESDKQETKILTTDSGKNDVYTASCSKVRKSDSPIAGVEGLLHYIAGCCRPVPGEPIIGIVTRGAKGISIHRQGCSNVEDIPGDRLIPVSWNREGNNGRCQTYPVNISIEVLDRVGVFKDILARLSDQKINIRNAGVKTSEGKPALISLEIDIRDCEQLERSLNQIRKMSDVLNLRRVSGVDCE
- a CDS encoding YegS/Rv2252/BmrU family lipid kinase; its protein translation is MKRPACLVFNPVAGQSNAEEDLENIRALLEPEFDLDIRQTTKEKNANQIASGAIADGATLIIASGGDGTLSSAAEAVINTGIPLGVISRGTANAFAAALGIPDTIEEACQTIIDGQQTIVDAAKCNGKPMVLLAGIGFEAETIEKTDREKKSRFGVLAYILAGFQQLQELEPFEAVLETEDEIIQVTAAAITVANAAPATSILAQGPAGIVADDGFLDVTVVAPQNATQAIAASYHLLRTALGKTPAQRKDIGYLRTKKIKINTDPPQQVALDGDLLGTTPIEVECLEQAITLLVPKSDNERPPSVEQLTQLPPGGRE